One genomic segment of uncultured Desulfobacter sp. includes these proteins:
- the mutM gene encoding DNA-formamidopyrimidine glycosylase, which yields MPELPEVQTVVDTLGHAGIIGRHIIAVKVNWSKTISDQTPESFTRCIKGLEITSIRRRGKYIIFNFDAPFSLLIHLRMTGRMLVTSKTKSISKHVQVVLHLSDNRCLHFHDTRKFGRMYLTKNPAEILDRLGPEPLSPKFTARQFQKALLSRKRYLKPLLLDQTFIAGLGNIYVDEALWASKIHPLRISSTLADHEIKMLHRAIRKVLRKGIQNNGTSLGGSKTNFISADHKQGRNQLQLNVFRRTNRSCPRCRNKIKRIIVGQRSSHICEVCQSPPHSSTDLVNDPSANTKKINKQMELAHVPLAPEL from the coding sequence ATGCCCGAATTACCGGAAGTTCAGACCGTGGTTGACACCCTTGGTCATGCTGGAATTATCGGCAGACATATTATCGCTGTAAAGGTGAATTGGTCCAAAACCATATCGGATCAAACACCGGAATCATTTACCCGTTGCATAAAAGGGCTGGAAATCACTTCTATCCGGCGGCGGGGCAAATATATAATTTTCAATTTTGACGCTCCTTTTAGTTTGTTGATTCACTTGCGCATGACCGGGCGAATGCTGGTGACAAGCAAGACTAAATCCATATCAAAACATGTACAGGTTGTATTGCACCTTAGCGACAACCGCTGTCTGCATTTTCATGACACCCGCAAATTCGGCCGCATGTATCTCACGAAGAATCCTGCCGAAATTCTTGACAGATTGGGGCCTGAGCCCCTGTCCCCCAAATTCACTGCCAGGCAATTTCAAAAGGCGTTGCTGTCTCGTAAACGCTACCTGAAGCCGCTTTTATTGGATCAAACCTTTATTGCCGGTTTGGGCAATATTTATGTGGATGAGGCCCTGTGGGCATCTAAAATTCATCCCTTGCGCATCTCATCAACCCTGGCCGACCATGAAATCAAAATGCTCCACCGGGCGATTCGAAAGGTGCTGCGAAAAGGTATCCAAAACAATGGAACATCTTTGGGCGGCAGTAAAACCAACTTTATTTCAGCAGACCACAAACAGGGGCGCAATCAGCTTCAATTAAATGTGTTCCGGCGCACAAACCGGTCCTGCCCAAGATGCCGGAATAAAATTAAACGCATTATTGTCGGTCAGCGAAGCAGTCATATCTGTGAGGTCTGTCAATCCCCACCCCATTCATCGACAGATTTGGTCAACGATCCATCGGCAAATACAAAGAAAATTAACAAGCAAATGGAGTTAGCTCATGTCCCGCTTGCACCTGAATTATGA
- a CDS encoding substrate-binding domain-containing protein, whose translation MKKFALCIAVLTIGLFFSGHVLAEEISIVGTGSGSAVLKSVGSAFSQRNPGISISVPKSIGSGGGIKAVGKDENVIGRVAREIKDKEKPFGLTYLPYAKNPIVFFVNKSVGITDLTTQQVCDIYSGKIVNWKDVGGKDSKIRVIRREDGDSSIGVLLKVFPGFADITLTSKSKTTFSDPKTCELTQAKADTIAFGTYANARNYNVDILSINGTSATSADYAYVGTLALIFKEKNKTGNIAKFLDFATSDAAHAAIKEAGAIPF comes from the coding sequence ATGAAAAAATTCGCACTATGTATTGCAGTATTGACGATAGGGCTGTTCTTTTCAGGTCATGTTTTGGCAGAAGAGATCTCAATTGTTGGCACAGGAAGTGGATCAGCTGTGTTGAAATCGGTTGGGTCAGCTTTTAGTCAAAGAAATCCCGGTATTTCTATAAGCGTACCCAAGAGTATCGGTTCCGGCGGCGGAATCAAAGCGGTTGGTAAAGATGAGAATGTAATCGGTCGTGTGGCCAGGGAAATTAAAGACAAAGAAAAACCCTTTGGTCTCACCTATCTGCCTTATGCAAAAAATCCGATTGTTTTTTTCGTAAACAAGAGTGTGGGGATTACAGATCTCACAACCCAGCAAGTTTGTGATATTTACAGCGGCAAGATCGTAAACTGGAAAGACGTTGGTGGCAAGGATTCAAAAATCAGGGTTATCCGGCGTGAAGACGGAGACAGTTCTATTGGCGTGTTGTTGAAAGTGTTTCCTGGCTTTGCAGATATCACCCTGACATCCAAATCTAAAACAACATTTTCTGATCCAAAAACCTGTGAATTAACCCAGGCAAAAGCAGATACCATTGCATTTGGTACTTATGCCAATGCAAGAAATTACAATGTGGATATTCTGAGCATCAACGGCACAAGTGCCACAAGTGCAGATTATGCCTACGTGGGCACACTCGCACTAATTTTCAAGGAAAAAAACAAGACTGGAAATATCGCAAAATTTCTGGATTTTGCCACATCTGATGCTGCACATGCTGCCATTAAAGAAGCGGGCGCAATACCATTTTAG
- a CDS encoding methyl-accepting chemotaxis protein, whose translation MLNKLNDLSLRTKLFIGFGLSCVLFIIAGLVVNTFNNKTIDELTTAEIEILPHMLNFSEIKRDVEQIQFWFMDISATRAVPGYDDGFAEARTYYEDAVKRLDFAITEHEKYGETKIVSFLVTMKKSLDDYYEMGKEMAQAYIDGGPEAGNPMMEKFDPFAAKLSSMNEKLVTEHVDDLVQSFKALKEETQTTSKMLWFAILTVVILSVLTTLVIANPIASTLVKIVIKIKEIASGEGDLTKRLDVMSNDEFGRLARWFNVFMEKLQKIILQISGNSETIREFSRLGIVSNKQIDERMNKMLDSFGMISASCLKTNENMNSVAATMEQASSSVDTVASGAEQMSSSVDEIAKNTAKARETTDETVRLATAISKEIDELGRAAIEIDQVTATITDISAQTNLLALNATIEAARAGEAGKGFAVVASEIKGLAQQTAEATLEIRKKIEGVQKATNVTVTGINEVVSVIGESSDVVNSIASAVEEQSAATREIASSAAQTASSIQDINHNVAESTTMIKTITMAVDKELKSVAEVSLYAIEAEINAEGMNELSEALEALSHQFHIGDKKFHIGEVKLAHLAWSKNLEAVIRGVKDMKPEDVTLHTECELGKWYFGEGKTYSSLDVYQEMGIWHEKIHNIAKEVVTLCANGEKEKALPLFEDFKEARVKLFATIDSIYVD comes from the coding sequence ATGCTGAATAAACTGAACGATTTATCTTTACGGACAAAACTTTTCATCGGATTTGGATTATCCTGCGTTTTATTTATCATCGCCGGGCTAGTGGTGAACACTTTCAACAACAAAACCATTGACGAATTGACCACTGCAGAAATAGAGATACTGCCTCATATGCTCAACTTCAGTGAAATCAAAAGAGATGTCGAACAGATACAGTTTTGGTTTATGGACATTTCCGCTACCCGTGCCGTTCCGGGATACGATGACGGCTTTGCTGAGGCCCGGACCTATTATGAGGATGCCGTGAAACGCCTTGATTTTGCCATTACCGAGCATGAAAAATATGGAGAAACAAAAATAGTCTCTTTTCTTGTGACCATGAAAAAAAGCCTGGATGATTATTATGAAATGGGCAAAGAAATGGCTCAGGCATATATTGACGGAGGACCTGAGGCAGGCAATCCCATGATGGAAAAATTCGACCCGTTTGCAGCCAAATTGTCTTCAATGAATGAAAAACTGGTGACCGAGCATGTGGATGATCTGGTGCAATCATTTAAAGCCCTGAAGGAAGAAACCCAGACAACCTCAAAGATGCTCTGGTTTGCTATCTTGACGGTTGTTATCCTTTCCGTTCTCACGACCCTGGTCATCGCAAACCCCATTGCATCTACTTTAGTCAAAATCGTGATTAAGATCAAGGAGATAGCATCAGGCGAAGGAGATTTGACTAAACGTCTTGACGTCATGTCAAATGATGAATTCGGTAGGTTGGCAAGGTGGTTTAATGTGTTTATGGAAAAACTTCAGAAAATAATTTTGCAGATATCCGGCAACAGCGAAACCATCCGGGAATTTTCCAGGTTGGGGATCGTATCAAACAAGCAAATCGATGAACGGATGAATAAAATGTTAGACAGCTTTGGTATGATTTCAGCATCCTGTTTAAAGACGAACGAAAATATGAACTCTGTTGCCGCAACAATGGAGCAGGCTTCCAGCAGCGTTGACACGGTAGCGTCGGGCGCAGAACAAATGAGCAGTTCTGTTGATGAAATTGCAAAAAATACGGCAAAAGCAAGAGAAACCACCGACGAAACCGTAAGGCTTGCCACTGCCATCTCCAAGGAAATTGACGAACTTGGGCGTGCCGCCATAGAGATAGACCAAGTCACAGCAACGATTACAGATATTTCCGCCCAAACCAATCTACTTGCCCTCAATGCAACTATTGAAGCGGCAAGGGCGGGGGAGGCCGGCAAGGGATTCGCGGTGGTGGCTTCTGAAATAAAAGGGCTGGCCCAACAAACGGCAGAAGCTACATTGGAAATTCGCAAGAAGATTGAGGGAGTTCAAAAAGCAACAAATGTTACGGTGACAGGGATAAACGAAGTGGTATCGGTTATCGGAGAGTCAAGTGACGTGGTAAATTCCATTGCCTCAGCAGTGGAAGAACAGTCTGCGGCAACCCGGGAAATCGCATCAAGCGCCGCTCAAACGGCTTCGAGTATCCAGGATATTAACCATAATGTGGCTGAGTCCACCACCATGATCAAAACTATTACCATGGCTGTGGATAAGGAACTTAAATCCGTTGCCGAGGTCTCTTTGTATGCAATTGAGGCAGAGATCAACGCCGAAGGAATGAATGAATTGTCAGAGGCCCTGGAGGCCCTGTCACATCAGTTTCATATCGGGGACAAAAAGTTCCACATCGGCGAAGTAAAACTGGCTCACCTTGCATGGAGTAAAAATTTGGAAGCTGTCATCCGTGGGGTAAAGGACATGAAGCCTGAAGATGTAACGCTCCACACTGAATGTGAGCTTGGGAAATGGTATTTCGGTGAAGGAAAGACCTACTCATCACTTGATGTTTACCAGGAGATGGGAATCTGGCATGAAAAAATCCATAACATAGCAAAAGAGGTCGTGACCTTATGTGCCAATGGTGAAAAAGAAAAAGCCCTCCCTCTTTTTGAAGATTTTAAAGAGGCAAGAGTAAAATTATTCGCGACTATAGATTCTATTTATGTGGATTAG
- a CDS encoding aldo/keto reductase, with protein sequence MIKLAESNSFQNSKKQITRVGLGGEGILRTTGQKKLAHTVIKEAYEQGIAYFDTARVYMDSELYYGNYWKKNPDHREAIFHTSKSAERTRKGAMEDLAETLIRLNTSYLDLWQIHDVRDERDLDLISRKGGALEAFIKAKELGLVKHIGVTGHHDPEILTQAVENWPVDAVLMPVNPVEEIIGGFLTQTLESAKRKGIAVIGMKVLGGKHYIAKNSGITAELLTRFALSYDITTAIVGCSTPDEVKELADAGRVQSALSDAEKKEIIKLFLPQAKRLAFYRGSVVNEP encoded by the coding sequence ATGATAAAACTTGCCGAATCAAATTCTTTTCAGAATTCTAAAAAACAAATCACCCGGGTAGGTCTGGGTGGGGAGGGCATCCTTCGGACAACCGGACAAAAAAAACTGGCACATACCGTTATTAAGGAAGCTTATGAACAGGGTATTGCCTATTTTGATACCGCACGGGTATATATGGACAGTGAACTTTATTACGGAAATTACTGGAAAAAGAACCCAGACCATCGAGAAGCCATCTTCCATACCAGCAAGTCTGCAGAGCGAACCCGAAAAGGGGCAATGGAAGATCTTGCAGAGACTTTGATCCGGCTGAATACGTCATATCTTGACCTGTGGCAGATTCATGATGTCAGAGACGAGAGGGATCTTGACTTGATTTCCCGAAAAGGCGGTGCATTGGAAGCTTTTATAAAAGCTAAGGAGCTGGGACTTGTAAAGCATATTGGCGTTACAGGGCATCATGATCCTGAAATATTAACACAGGCTGTAGAGAACTGGCCTGTAGATGCGGTCCTGATGCCCGTGAACCCGGTGGAGGAAATCATTGGCGGTTTTTTAACCCAAACGCTTGAATCTGCGAAAAGAAAAGGTATTGCCGTTATCGGGATGAAAGTTTTAGGCGGCAAACACTATATTGCAAAAAATTCCGGTATTACAGCAGAATTACTGACCCGGTTTGCTCTTTCGTATGATATCACAACCGCCATTGTGGGGTGCAGTACCCCTGACGAAGTAAAAGAACTGGCTGATGCAGGCCGGGTTCAAAGCGCATTATCGGATGCTGAAAAAAAAGAGATCATTAAACTGTTTTTACCCCAGGCAAAAAGGCTGGCATTCTACAGAGGAAGCGTTGTTAATGAACCTTAA
- a CDS encoding SDR family NAD(P)-dependent oxidoreductase yields MQKNILITGSTDGIGLEAAKMLAVQGHNLIIHGRNPDKLAAVEKTLSAMSTGGHLTSYQCDLSELKDVEKLGAKITENHTSFDVLINNAGVFKVQNPATRDGLDVRFAVNTIAPYMLTKKLLPLFNLSGRIVNLSSAAQAPVDTTILAGPPRLSDGEAYAQSKLALTMWSCHMGRTLKSKGPAIIAVNPASFLGSKMVKEAYGVAGKDLSIGAEILCRAALSDEFASASGRYFDNDSGKFSPPHPDALDDRKCETVIRTIEAVLNKL; encoded by the coding sequence ATGCAAAAAAATATTCTAATCACAGGCTCAACCGATGGTATTGGATTGGAGGCCGCAAAAATGCTGGCCGTCCAGGGACACAACCTTATCATTCACGGACGCAACCCGGACAAACTTGCAGCTGTGGAAAAAACACTATCTGCGATGTCCACGGGCGGGCATTTGACAAGCTACCAATGTGATCTTTCGGAACTTAAAGATGTGGAAAAGCTTGGAGCGAAAATTACTGAAAACCATACCAGCTTTGATGTATTGATAAATAATGCCGGTGTTTTCAAGGTTCAGAATCCTGCCACCAGAGACGGGCTTGATGTGAGATTTGCCGTTAATACCATCGCGCCCTATATGTTGACGAAAAAGCTGCTGCCCCTGTTCAATCTCTCGGGTCGAATTGTTAACCTTTCCTCGGCCGCCCAGGCACCGGTGGATACCACGATTCTGGCAGGTCCGCCAAGGCTGTCTGACGGTGAAGCATATGCCCAGAGTAAACTGGCCCTGACGATGTGGTCATGCCATATGGGTCGAACTCTTAAGAGCAAAGGCCCTGCGATCATTGCGGTGAATCCTGCCTCTTTTTTGGGCAGCAAAATGGTGAAAGAAGCATACGGGGTTGCCGGCAAAGATCTTAGCATCGGAGCTGAAATTCTCTGTCGGGCTGCCCTGTCCGATGAATTTGCATCGGCCTCTGGGCGTTATTTTGACAATGATTCAGGAAAATTTTCTCCTCCTCACCCTGATGCGCTTGATGACCGGAAATGTGAAACGGTTATCCGGACCATTGAGGCGGTGTTGAACAAATTATAA
- a CDS encoding methyl-accepting chemotaxis protein produces MKSIKAKIIVSFCVAVFVIILTIVIGVSWKLSSNLSYQSQMLQTEMTSQIKNVVAGHHNILKSFFVNIQEDIGRKRTDICKDPVVPVNIASQQLGPLANLLKNTCERSGIDFAIVYDLDGKTQASFPKEANHDFTDKYYKASPVGVKIQAVLKAEVTPDTITNVDAVLMQDSQFLAAFGLDAMDINGKGGIIMASAGVIEDDFGDLMGSVIIGKVLNHYNKPLVQLNEATGGGSAFYLETIPIASAGFKINSQKNADNKPLQIDPTVVEQIYAANKPIHITQTLVNENYLTTCSPITSFDNKKIGIFLVGIPEKQILKSQQTILYQGLEAKRSIQKWIVGIGVISLGLFWGISFLIATKIIRPIKTVTDMIKDIAEGDGDLTARIHIESKDEIGELGRWFNVFIQKLQAIIIGIVTNSDKLNNSSNGLFAISKKMSLGTETLFAKSKSVAATAKQMSSNMVSVAAAAEQSSTNITMVSSATEEMTATIGEIAQSTEKTRTISNQSVARTKKASQNIDGLSNSAQSIGNVVETITEISEQTNLLALNATIEAARAGEAGKGFAVVASEIKNLARQTAEATLEIKEKIETIQNFTRETVSEIEEIAFAINSVNNMIDTVAASVEEQSVTTKEIAENVTQAALGIQEVTENVNQSSTVASEIAKNIDDVNQTANEMSTNSSQVETSTDELNQLADELKKAMGQFKI; encoded by the coding sequence ATGAAGAGTATTAAGGCCAAGATTATTGTTAGTTTTTGTGTAGCTGTTTTTGTCATCATTCTCACCATAGTCATCGGAGTGTCATGGAAATTGTCGTCTAATTTGTCATATCAATCACAAATGCTTCAGACTGAAATGACATCCCAGATAAAAAATGTTGTGGCTGGCCATCATAATATTCTCAAATCCTTTTTTGTCAATATCCAAGAGGATATCGGACGCAAGAGAACCGATATCTGCAAAGACCCTGTTGTCCCTGTTAATATAGCATCTCAGCAGCTTGGCCCCCTTGCTAATTTGTTAAAAAACACATGTGAGCGGTCTGGTATTGATTTTGCCATTGTGTACGACCTGGATGGCAAAACCCAGGCATCGTTTCCCAAAGAAGCAAACCATGACTTTACCGATAAATATTACAAGGCGTCCCCTGTTGGGGTAAAAATTCAGGCCGTTTTAAAGGCTGAGGTAACACCGGATACGATAACAAACGTTGATGCCGTTTTAATGCAGGATTCCCAATTTTTAGCGGCCTTTGGATTAGATGCCATGGATATAAACGGCAAAGGGGGAATCATCATGGCGTCGGCAGGGGTTATTGAAGATGACTTCGGCGATCTCATGGGATCGGTCATCATTGGAAAAGTGCTTAACCATTACAATAAACCCCTGGTACAATTAAATGAGGCCACAGGGGGTGGGTCTGCATTTTATCTGGAGACCATTCCCATCGCCTCGGCTGGTTTTAAAATAAACAGTCAGAAAAATGCTGACAATAAACCATTACAAATAGATCCAACTGTTGTTGAACAGATCTATGCTGCCAATAAACCCATCCATATCACTCAAACACTGGTCAACGAGAATTACCTGACAACCTGCTCGCCAATTACATCTTTTGACAACAAAAAAATCGGTATTTTCCTGGTGGGAATCCCGGAAAAACAAATTCTAAAATCCCAGCAGACCATTTTATATCAGGGACTTGAAGCCAAAAGAAGTATTCAAAAATGGATCGTGGGCATCGGAGTAATTTCCCTGGGGCTTTTTTGGGGGATTTCATTTCTTATTGCCACAAAAATTATCCGGCCGATAAAAACGGTTACAGATATGATCAAAGATATTGCCGAAGGGGACGGCGACCTCACGGCCCGGATTCATATTGAAAGCAAAGATGAGATAGGTGAACTTGGCAGATGGTTTAATGTGTTTATTCAAAAGCTCCAGGCCATTATTATCGGAATCGTAACAAATTCAGATAAACTGAATAATTCATCCAATGGACTCTTTGCTATTTCCAAAAAAATGTCACTGGGCACAGAAACGCTGTTTGCCAAATCCAAATCAGTGGCTGCAACAGCAAAGCAGATGAGTTCCAATATGGTATCTGTTGCCGCAGCAGCGGAGCAATCTTCAACAAATATCACCATGGTTTCATCTGCCACCGAAGAGATGACTGCAACGATCGGAGAGATTGCCCAGAGCACTGAAAAAACCCGGACCATCAGTAATCAGTCTGTCGCTCGGACAAAAAAAGCATCCCAAAATATTGATGGCCTGAGTAATTCTGCCCAAAGTATCGGAAACGTTGTAGAAACCATTACCGAAATTTCAGAACAGACCAATCTGCTGGCATTAAACGCCACCATTGAAGCGGCCCGTGCAGGGGAAGCCGGTAAGGGATTTGCCGTTGTCGCCAGTGAAATTAAAAATTTAGCAAGACAAACAGCAGAAGCGACATTGGAAATTAAAGAAAAAATTGAAACGATTCAAAATTTCACCCGGGAAACTGTTTCTGAAATTGAGGAAATAGCTTTTGCCATCAATAGTGTGAATAACATGATCGACACGGTTGCAGCATCGGTTGAAGAACAGTCTGTCACCACCAAAGAAATAGCCGAGAATGTCACACAGGCGGCCCTAGGAATACAGGAAGTGACCGAGAACGTGAACCAAAGTTCGACTGTGGCAAGCGAAATCGCAAAAAATATAGACGATGTGAACCAGACCGCAAATGAAATGTCGACCAACAGTTCCCAAGTTGAAACCAGTACGGACGAGTTGAATCAGCTTGCAGATGAGCTTAAAAAGGCAATGGGACAATTTAAAATTTAA
- a CDS encoding zinc-dependent alcohol dehydrogenase family protein, translated as MKAMIIRKFGDSSVFESAEIAKPEVKPDHVLVKIEATSVNTVDTMIRQMGEELPISPQLPAVLGMDFAGIVEAVGQGVTEYAAGDEVYGCAGGLGDLPGTLAEYMVADANLIARKPEKLTMREAAALPLVGITAYEGLTRAGIAQGRKVLVHGGSGGVGHVALQLARHFKSQVFATGGGDRQLALIEKLGATAINYKTEPVAGYVDKYTDGAGFDIVFDSVGGLNMAKSFEAAALNGQVASTVAMVELDLSLAHFKGLSLHVIFMLIPMIHNHKRAEHGAILRKLAQIVDAGGLYPVLDEQKFTLDEVGKAHDRLTGGQGMGKVVVEI; from the coding sequence ATGAAAGCTATGATTATTCGAAAATTTGGGGACTCCAGCGTATTTGAATCTGCTGAAATCGCCAAGCCGGAAGTGAAACCGGACCACGTGCTGGTAAAAATTGAGGCCACCAGTGTTAATACCGTTGATACCATGATTCGCCAGATGGGCGAGGAACTGCCGATTTCACCACAGCTTCCGGCTGTCTTGGGTATGGACTTTGCCGGCATTGTTGAAGCTGTTGGCCAGGGGGTAACTGAATATGCTGCCGGTGATGAGGTATATGGCTGCGCCGGGGGATTGGGCGATTTACCCGGTACACTGGCCGAATATATGGTTGCCGATGCCAATTTGATTGCCCGTAAACCTGAAAAGCTGACCATGAGGGAAGCTGCCGCCCTGCCTTTGGTTGGCATTACAGCCTATGAAGGGCTGACACGGGCAGGCATTGCCCAGGGCCGGAAGGTCCTGGTCCATGGCGGTTCCGGCGGGGTCGGCCATGTTGCATTGCAACTGGCACGCCATTTCAAATCGCAGGTTTTTGCAACCGGCGGAGGGGATAGACAACTGGCATTAATTGAGAAGCTTGGGGCCACTGCCATCAATTACAAGACAGAACCGGTTGCCGGATATGTTGATAAATATACGGACGGGGCTGGTTTTGATATTGTCTTTGATTCTGTCGGCGGGTTGAATATGGCAAAGTCCTTTGAGGCTGCGGCGCTTAACGGCCAGGTGGCATCCACAGTGGCAATGGTTGAGCTGGATTTGTCGTTGGCGCATTTCAAGGGGCTCTCTTTGCACGTTATTTTTATGTTAATTCCCATGATCCATAACCATAAACGTGCAGAACATGGGGCCATTCTCCGTAAACTGGCACAGATTGTTGATGCCGGCGGTTTATATCCGGTGCTTGACGAACAAAAATTTACTCTTGATGAAGTCGGAAAAGCCCATGACCGTCTTACCGGCGGTCAGGGAATGGGTAAAGTCGTTGTAGAAATATAA
- a CDS encoding tetratricopeptide repeat protein, with the protein MPHKQKKCLRSMLKDIGFLNRTAMAAGNAGKFDTAFKHLNQALDITRKLDKKCLVAKLLNNLGNLYTMSEEWDNALLAYEQSMSIVTEHYGTDNILYKTLQKNLVYLLTLDIAAA; encoded by the coding sequence ATGCCGCATAAACAAAAAAAATGTCTAAGATCAATGCTTAAGGATATCGGCTTTTTGAACCGTACAGCCATGGCAGCTGGAAATGCCGGAAAATTTGATACGGCCTTTAAACATTTAAATCAGGCCCTGGATATAACCCGTAAACTGGATAAAAAGTGCCTGGTGGCAAAGCTTTTAAATAATCTGGGCAATTTATACACCATGTCCGAGGAATGGGATAACGCGTTGCTGGCCTATGAGCAGTCCATGTCTATTGTGACCGAGCACTACGGCACCGACAATATTCTTTATAAAACCCTACAAAAAAATCTGGTGTATCTTTTAACACTGGACATCGCAGCCGCCTGA
- a CDS encoding LysR family transcriptional regulator produces MANMIPIDLDINMLRCFKAVAETGSFTKAGNNIGLTQAGVSTKIRRLEERLDAKVFNRTSKKLSLTHEGEILLTHAQRILSAHDEAVSQLTAPKASGLLRVGLIDYVLPELLPGILSQFRKRYPNISLEVQMDLGTGLIPAFEKGDLDLVVAGKDLYQGSCRVLIQEPLVWTTGQGAEFDMHETLPLIALPSPCHFRKLATEALEQKNRKWKIVFTVTSISSVQTAVQAGLGLSVLPMGALKEGLNKAPSRLELPELPMFSIAIFADEQKKNNARDVFISYLEAEVGKQTSCR; encoded by the coding sequence ATGGCTAACATGATACCCATTGATCTGGACATAAACATGCTGCGTTGTTTTAAGGCGGTTGCCGAAACCGGCAGCTTTACCAAGGCCGGAAATAATATCGGCCTGACCCAGGCAGGTGTCAGCACAAAAATTCGCCGGCTGGAAGAACGCCTGGATGCAAAGGTTTTCAACAGGACAAGTAAAAAGCTGTCCCTGACCCATGAGGGTGAAATCTTGCTGACCCATGCACAGCGGATTCTGTCGGCCCATGACGAAGCTGTCAGCCAGTTAACGGCACCCAAAGCCTCCGGTCTCCTTCGTGTTGGACTGATAGATTATGTCTTGCCCGAACTATTGCCGGGTATCCTCAGCCAATTCAGAAAACGATATCCGAATATTTCTCTTGAAGTACAAATGGATTTGGGGACAGGACTCATCCCTGCCTTTGAAAAAGGAGATCTGGATCTGGTGGTCGCCGGAAAGGATCTATACCAGGGAAGCTGCCGGGTGCTTATCCAGGAACCATTAGTCTGGACAACAGGGCAAGGTGCTGAATTTGATATGCATGAAACGTTGCCTCTTATCGCATTGCCTTCACCCTGTCATTTTAGAAAACTTGCCACCGAAGCGCTTGAACAAAAAAACCGAAAATGGAAAATTGTTTTCACAGTGACATCCATTTCAAGCGTTCAGACTGCGGTACAGGCAGGACTGGGGTTGTCCGTTCTACCCATGGGCGCATTAAAAGAAGGCTTAAACAAAGCGCCTTCCAGGTTGGAATTACCTGAACTGCCAATGTTTTCCATCGCAATTTTTGCAGATGAGCAGAAAAAAAATAACGCCAGAGATGTTTTTATCAGTTACCTGGAAGCGGAAGTCGGTAAACAAACAAGCTGCCGGTAA
- a CDS encoding radical SAM protein translates to MNYQGKIYRPWIEANSLLIQTTLGCTHNKCTFCDMFREKRFGIRTLEDIFKDIDEARQLFPYVGSIFLIDGNVLALKTGFLLKVIEKIKSTFEECSKISLYAGLNDFRRKSVSELTELKQAGLTMAYTGLESGHPEILKWVKKGLTPEQALMGMEHAKAAGIEVLLSFIFGLGGKERSREHIAATTRLLNLMEPEEMAPMALAVQPGTELAKEIEAGKFIQATPLQILEEEKYLLENLMDFNTFYWGDHGNNIVSSKGRLPERREAFLEKIDHAIATHPVTRQEVLKTSAW, encoded by the coding sequence ATGAACTACCAAGGGAAAATATACCGCCCCTGGATTGAAGCCAACAGCTTGTTGATACAAACCACCCTGGGCTGCACCCACAATAAATGCACATTCTGCGATATGTTCAGGGAAAAGAGATTCGGGATCAGGACGCTTGAAGATATTTTCAAGGATATTGATGAGGCAAGGCAGCTTTTTCCCTATGTGGGATCAATCTTTCTTATTGACGGGAATGTTCTGGCCCTGAAAACCGGATTTCTTCTGAAAGTGATTGAAAAGATCAAGTCCACTTTTGAAGAATGCTCAAAAATTTCCCTTTACGCCGGGTTAAATGATTTTCGGCGCAAATCCGTTTCGGAGCTTACGGAATTAAAACAGGCTGGATTAACCATGGCCTATACCGGGCTGGAATCAGGTCATCCTGAAATTCTTAAATGGGTCAAAAAAGGGCTGACGCCGGAACAGGCCCTGATGGGGATGGAACATGCGAAAGCTGCCGGAATCGAAGTGCTGCTTTCCTTTATCTTCGGGCTGGGGGGAAAAGAGCGATCCCGTGAGCATATTGCTGCAACCACCCGGTTGCTTAACCTGATGGAGCCCGAAGAAATGGCCCCTATGGCCCTGGCTGTACAGCCGGGAACTGAACTGGCTAAAGAGATTGAAGCCGGGAAATTCATTCAGGCCACTCCGCTGCAGATCCTTGAGGAGGAAAAATATCTTCTTGAGAACCTTATGGACTTTAATACTTTTTACTGGGGGGACCATGGCAACAATATCGTCTCTTCCAAGGGGCGGTTGCCGGAACGCCGGGAAGCCTTTCTGGAAAAAATTGATCATGCCATTGCCACCCATCCGGTAACCAGACAAGAGGTACTTAAAACATCTGCATGGTAG